GCGCACGCTGGATGTTCCAATGGCGCAAGGTTTGATCGACTTTGCCAAGCACGGGCAATTGTCGATTGTCACGCCATTTACGCTTATGGGCGCGATGGCCCCGATCACGGTGGCGGGCGCAATCACGCTGAGCCATTCGGAAGTGCTCGCCGCGTTGACCCTGACGCAATTGGTCAAGCCCGGTGCACCGGTGTGCTACGGGACGTTTACCAGCAACGTGGACATGAAATCGGGCGCACCGGCTTTCGGCACCCCCGCGCATTTCCAAGCCTCTTTGGCGGCGGGGCAATTGGCGCGGTTTACCGGCTTGCCTTGGCGCAGCGCCGCTGGCTCCGCGTCAAACTCGAATGATGTGCAGGCCGCGAATGAAAACCAGATGGGCCTGTGGGGCTGCCTGATGGCCGGGGCGACAGTGATCATTCACTCCGCCGGCTGGCTGGAAGGCGGGTTGAGTGTGTCATATGAGAAGCTGATCACTGACGTCGAGGTGCTCAACATGATCGCGGAACTCTGCGGCGGCGCGAAAGCTGGACCAGACGAAATCGGGTTTGCGGCGTTGCAGGAAGTTGACCCAAGTGGGCATTTTTTCGCAACGACCCAGACGATGGGGCGCTACAACACGGAGTTCTATGAGCCGATCGTGCATGATTACGCAAATTTCGGCACGTGGACGGAACGTGGCGCCCAAGGTGCCAATGAGCGGGCGACCGGCGTCTGGGAACGGATCCTGGCGGAAGGGACGGGGCCAGACGTAGACGCAGAGAAGCTGGCGCATTTGCAGGCCTATATCGCAAAGCGCACGGAGGCGGGCGGCGCCCCGCCCGAGAGTTAGATGGCAGACGGGCATATCAAGGTCACCCGCGATGACTGGCTTCGCGCAGCACGCGCTGCGCTGATCCGCGACGGGGTCGACACGGTAAAGGTTCTGGCGCTGGCGGCTGAGTTGGACGTGTCACGCTCCAGCTTCTACTGGTATTTCAAGAACCGCGATGAGCTTCTGGCCGCGCTGCTGGACCACTGGGAGGAGCGGAACACGCGCTCGATAGTCCGCCAGTGTGCGTTGGACACCAGCTGTATTAACGAGGCCGCGTGCAACTTTTTCCGCTGCTTCATTGATCCCGCGCTGTTCAATCGCGGCCTCGATTTCGCGGTGCGCGCGTGGGCGCGGCAGGACCCAAGAGTGCGTACCCGTATCGATGCCGCCGACGCGGCCCGCTTGGAGGCCTTGGAAGCGATGTTCATGCGCCATGGCTATGACGGAGCAGAGGCCGACTGGCGCGCGCGGATCATCTACTTCATGCAACTCGGCTATCACGCGTTGGAGGTTCAGGAAACGATGCAGGTCCGCATGGCGCGCCTGCCGGGCTATCTGGAAGGGTTTACCGGACAGTTTCCGGAGCAGGCGGTCATAGACGACTTTACCACCTTTGCGAACAAGATCGGCGGCACCTAGATCAGCCCCTGTCCTGAGCCGAACCAAGCATGGTCTAATTGGCTATCGGCAAAACTCACCCGTCCTCACCTCTCCGTCATTGGTAACGGTTCGCGTGGTGAAATCATAGCACCCAGTCTGCTCGGACGGCGCATAGCGGATGAAGTAACTTTCGCCCTCATGGCTGTAATCCATGCTGCGACGCCCATTCGCATCTTCGGTGAAGACGAGGTTCTGCACCCCGCCGCGCGGGGGGCGTCCCGGCGCGGCACCACCCCCACTGGACGCTGAAAGCGGTGGCACACGGGGCAAGCGGTCGAAATCGGCAACTTCACCCATAAGGCATTGCACAATGTAGGGCGCACGGGAGGATGTGTGGTAGCGATAGCCAAACGCCTCGTCTGTCTGGCCATTGCACACGTCCAGCACGCCCGCCGTGATCTCAGTGCCGTCGGGATTGTTGTCGCCATAGATTGGGAAGCCGTCGAACGCCCAGCCAATAATTGCCTCATCGCCGGCATTTGCCATCTGGTCGATCATGCAGGTCGGTTTGACATGGTAGTGATAGTCGTCCCCGCGTCCGGCATGGCCACCGCACAAGTCAAGCTGGTTGGTTTGGAGCGTGTCGTGCTGGGCTTGGTGGTGTGCAAGGTCGGATTGCGCCATCTCTCCACCTCCGGTGTAGTCATAAATCGGCACGCCGTTGACGGCGACACCCAAGGCCGCATCGCGGGTCAGGGGCGTTGTCCCCAGTTTCGGAGACAGCAGGACCGGCGCGGCATAGTCAGCCGGAACAGGCACTTGTTCGTTCGTGCCGGAAATTCCCGTCATCAGTTGGTGGTCGGGATAGGTGTCGGACTGAATGATCGCGTGGTCGTCAGTGCAGATCACGGTGACGCTTGTGTCAAACCCAGCATCCGCAACCGATGCAGCGATAGCAGCGCAGTGATCCTCGTGTGCAAAGGCCGCAGAGGAGGCGCAAGCGGTCAGTAAAGTGAACGCAACGGCGGCAGGACGGGGGATTTTCGGCGCGGATTTCATGCTGATCATTCCACCGTGATGCGGCACAAGACTGTGTTGCTCTGTTCCAGATCCGGCCCCCAGATCAAAGCCGCGTCCTTGTCCCAGTTGATCCGATCGTAACCGTCCTTGGGGCTCACGGCGCGTTCGGAAAACTTGTTGGCCTGCGGCCAGTCCGATGCATTGAAACCAGCGGTATCCCAGCCTTCCGGCTCATCCATCGCTTCAAATGCGCAGGCCCCTTCACCCGCAACGGGATTGCTTTCGCTCTCGCAGGATTTGTTCACAGGAGCTGTGTGAATGGTAAGACACTGCCAATCGGCACTGCTGACGACAACCGGATTGCCAGCGGCGTCCTTGATTTGCGCGATTAGCCCGCCGTCTCCCATCTGCTGTCGTCTCGTGCCGATATATTCCAAACCGGAGTCGTTCTCTTTGAAATCCTTGGCAACGATCCCGATCACAAAGGGCCGCACTGCTTCGAAGTCGAAGCTTTCAGCGTTGAAGGATCGCTCGGTGGTGATCGGTACGCTGTCCTCGGCAACCTGTGTGCCGTTGATCCGCATCTCGAACCAGTTGTCAGCCCAAACGTCCGCGGAAAACGTCTCGGCGCTCAGGGCCGTGCCCGTCAGGCCGCATAAAAGCGAAATCATGGTGAATGTGCGTATCATTTTGTGATCCTGACCAGTGCAACTTTTTCTTATACGGCCAAGACATACGGTTCCGTCGACCACATAAACAATAATATAGGCGCTGCCTTGTCGGAGTTCGGGTCACGGCAAGCAAATCGCCGAAACCTCACCCAAGTTGCGCTTTCTTTTCGCGTCCCTCTGGTCCTTCGTGCGGGGTGGCCCTAAGTTGAGTGGCCCACACTCCAGAAAGCCTGCTTAATATGGTTACCGAAGTCTCCGACGCCCGCATGAACCAAGATTTGCGCAAGGACGGCTTCAATGTCGTTCGCAAAGTTGTCCCCTATCTCTGGCCGGATGATCAGCCTTGGGTGAAGCGGCGCGTCGTGTTTGCGCTGACCTTCCTGATTATCTCCAAGCTTGTCGCGGTCGGCACGCCGGTGCTCTACAAGGGCGCGGTCGACGCGCTGTCGGGGGATGCAAGCGACGCCGCGTGGATGCTGACCTTGGGCGCGGTCGGGCTGACCGTGGCTTACGGTATGGCGCGGGTGATGAATATCGGCTTCCAGCAGCTGCGCGACGTGGTGTTCGCGCTGGTTGGCCAACGGGCGCTGCGCATGTTGGCGCTGGAGACGTTTACCCACATTCACCGCCTGTCCATGCGCTACCACATCACCCGTAAAACAGGTGGCCTCAGCCGTATCGTGGAGCGGGGCGTGAAGGGCGTGGAATTCCTGCTGCGCTTCCTGCTCTTCTCCATCGGGCCGTTGATCCTAGAGCTTCTGATGATTGCCGTTATCTTGGCCTTTGTCTTTAATATCTGGTACTTGGTGGTCGTTGTTGGCACGATTGCGCTCTATACATGGTTCACCTTCGCGGTCACCGAATGGCGGGTGAAAATTCGCAAACAGATGAACGATCAGGACACTGACGCCAATCAAAAAGCCATCGACAGCCTGCTGAACTTCGAGACGGTGAAGTATTTCGGTGCCGAGAAACGCGAAGCCGCCCGTTACGACGGCGCGATGGAAGGCTATGTGGCCGCGGCTCTTAAGACCTCTTACTCACTCGCCTTCCTGAACTTCGGGCAGGCCGTGTTGATCACCGCGGGCTTGGTCACAGTGATGGTCTTGGCCGCCATGGGCGTTCAGGACGGCACTTTGACGGTCGGGGATTTTGTCATGGTCAATGCCTACATGATCCAGATCACTATGCCGCTGAACTTCCTTGGCACCGTTTACCGCGAAATCCGTCAGGCTTTGGTCGACATGGCCGAGATGTTCAACCTGCTCGAACAACCCGCAGAAGTGAACGACAAGCCAGACGCACCGGAGCTCAAAGTCACGGACGGGGCCGTGCGGCTCCATGACGTTCATTTCGGCTATGACGCCGCGCGTCCCATTCTTAAAGGCGTTTCGTTGGAAGTGCAGGCGGGGCAGACGGTGGCTATCGTCGGGCCGTCAGGGTCGGGTAAATCCACCATCGGGCGGCTGTTGTTCCGGTTCTATGACGTGAATGGCGGCAGCCTGTCGATTGACGGCCAAGACGTCCGCGACGTGACACAGGAAAGCCTGCATGACGCCATCGGCGTGGTGCCGCAGGATACTGTGCTCTTCAACGATACGATCCTCTACAACATCGCCTACGGCAAGGCTGGTGCAACCCGCGCCGAGATCGAGGATGCCGCGAAGGCCGCCAAAATTCACGACTTCATCATGGACCTGCCCGAAGGCTATGAGACCGCCGTGGGGGAGCGCGGCCTGAAGCTGTCTGGCGGCGAAAAGCAACGGGTGGGCATCGCGCGCACCTTGCTGAAGAACCCGCCGATTCTGCTGCTCGACGAGGCGACATCTGCCCTTGATACAGAGACCGAAGCCGACATCCAGAAGTCTCTTCAAGAGATGTCCCAAGGCCGTACCACTCTCACCATCGCCCACCGCCTATCGACGATTGCCGATGCGGATATGATCGTGGTGTTGGAGAACGGCGTGGTGGTAGAGCAGGGCACCCATGAGGAGCTTTTGTCCATTGAGGCGCGTTACGCGTCGCTGTGGCATCGCCAGCAGGCGGAAGAAGCAGAAGCCGCCTAAGTGCCGCGTCCGAACCGTTGCCTGTATTCCCCCGGCGCAATGTTATGCGCCCGTGTGACTGCGCGCCGCAACCGCTCGTCGTCGACAAAGCCGCACGCCTTGGCGATTGAGGTCAGCGGAAGGTCGGTCTCCTCCAAAAGGCGGCACGCGGCATCCACGCGCATCTGTTCCACAGCTTTCGCGGGCGAACGCCCCGTGTGTATTTTGTAAAGCCGCGCAAAGTTGCGGGCACTCATCGCCGCCTTGTCCGCTAGGTCTTCAACCGACAACGTCGTCGTCAGGTTACTGGCAATCCACGCATTCAGCTCATCAAACCTGCCGGACGCCCCCGCGCTTTGTTGGCGCAATGTCGTGCTGAACTGCGACTGGCCGCCCGGGCGCACCATGTAGCACACCAAAGACCGCGCCAAAGCCAGTGCGGACTGTCGCCCGAAATCTTCCGCTACCATCGCAAGGCTCATGTCTATGCCAGCCGTTACCCCCGCCGAGGTCCAGACATTCCCGTCTTTGACGTAGATTGCATCGTCCTCGACTGTGATGTCGTCAAACGTCTCGCGGAACCTGTCGCAAGACTCCCAGTGGGTGACGGCCGACCGTCCCGCCAACAAGCCCGCATGTGCGAGGATAAACGCTCCTGTGCAGACTGATCCCACGCGTCGGCTTCTTGCTGCCAATGCCCGAATGTCGTCCAGAAAGTCGCGGTCCTCAGCCGCGCCGAATGCGCCAGAGCCTCCGGCGATAATCAACGTGTCGATGTCCATTGAGCGCAGGTCAGAAAACGGCGTCGTTGAAATCGGTATGACAGCGTCAGTGCAGACATCTCCGCCCAGACGCGCGGCGACGTTCACGTCGTACCGCCCCGCACAGTCCAGATTGGCGTCCGCGAAGACTTGCATCGGCCCTGTCAGATCCAGCAGCTTGACGTTCGGGAAGACGATGAACACCACTGTTTTGGCTGAAATTGAGGTCATACTGTCATTCATGCCAAATGCGGTGAGGATATGCTAGTGGAAACAAGAGGAGAAAGCCGTTGATGATACTCAAGCCCAACTGCGAATGCTGTGACAAGGACTTGCCGCCAGAGGCCGCCGATGCGCGCATCTGCACCTTCGAGTGCACGTTTTGCGCCGATTGCGTCGAGACGCGTCTGAACGGAGCCTGCCCGAACTGTGGTGGAAACTTCACAACCCGCCCGGTCCGACCCGCAAAGCTTTTGCAGAAGTATCCAGCGTCGGAAAAGCGCATCTATGGCACCCAACCGACATGTCTTGAAGCAAGGTCAGATCATGCAGGGTAGTCAGACCCGCAGCATCGGGGCTTTGGTCTTTGACGGGTTCGAGACGCTGGATCTGTTCGGCCCTGTGCAAATGCTCGGCTCCGTCCGCGATACGTTTCACATCTCGATGGTGGCGCAGACCTCAGGACACGTGACCAGTCGGCATGGGCAACAGATTAAAGTTGATCACAGGTTCCAAGACGAACGCCCTTATGACCTCATTCTTGTGCCAGGCGGTCCGGGAACGTGGGATCAAATCCAAAATGCGGGCCTTCTGAACTGGCTCACCCGCGCATCGAGCAGGGCCGAAGCGGTCATGTCGGTTTGCACGGGGGCAGCTTTCCTTGCCAATGCCGGACTGCTTGAGAACAGGTCTGCGACCACGAACAAACTCAACTTCGATTGGGTCACGCAGTTTGGAGAGACGGTCGATTGGAAAGGGCGTGCCAGATGGGTGCAGGACGGAACGTTTTTTACCTCGTCAGGGGTGACAGCGGGAATGGATATGAGCTTGGCAGTTGTCGAGCATCTGCTCGGGACCAATGCCGCCGAAGAGGCTGCGACCCATTCCGAGTATGTACGCCAAACCGACCCCGCGAACGATCCGTTCGCGGTCCATTTCGGTGTGGAGTGACAGGCGGTTCCTTAATAGAAGTTCCGCCCCGAACCGATTGTAATTAGTCGAAAATAACAGTCGGAAAGCCAACCACAATCTTGCCGCCATGGGCGGTTGCATCGCCCATGCGGGCGGCGGGTTTGTTGTTGATCATCACCTTGCTGGAACCTGCCGATATCGTGTCGGGCGGGCCGACACAGACGCACATATCGCCCAGCACGGCGGCAGGTGCGCCGCCGATTAGCACATTGGGCGCGCAGGGGCCGGAGATCGGGCCACCAACATGGGGCTTTGGGCCGGGATCGACCATGGGGCAGACGTGGTTGTCGCCAAGACGGGCTGCGGGGGGCATGTCAACGCCTCCTTAATTGATGCGGATCATCGCGCCGCGCACGAT
Above is a window of Litoreibacter janthinus DNA encoding:
- a CDS encoding GlxA family transcriptional regulator, whose translation is MTSISAKTVVFIVFPNVKLLDLTGPMQVFADANLDCAGRYDVNVAARLGGDVCTDAVIPISTTPFSDLRSMDIDTLIIAGGSGAFGAAEDRDFLDDIRALAARSRRVGSVCTGAFILAHAGLLAGRSAVTHWESCDRFRETFDDITVEDDAIYVKDGNVWTSAGVTAGIDMSLAMVAEDFGRQSALALARSLVCYMVRPGGQSQFSTTLRQQSAGASGRFDELNAWIASNLTTTLSVEDLADKAAMSARNFARLYKIHTGRSPAKAVEQMRVDAACRLLEETDLPLTSIAKACGFVDDERLRRAVTRAHNIAPGEYRQRFGRGT
- a CDS encoding YHYH protein, producing the protein MKSAPKIPRPAAVAFTLLTACASSAAFAHEDHCAAIAASVADAGFDTSVTVICTDDHAIIQSDTYPDHQLMTGISGTNEQVPVPADYAAPVLLSPKLGTTPLTRDAALGVAVNGVPIYDYTGGGEMAQSDLAHHQAQHDTLQTNQLDLCGGHAGRGDDYHYHVKPTCMIDQMANAGDEAIIGWAFDGFPIYGDNNPDGTEITAGVLDVCNGQTDEAFGYRYHTSSRAPYIVQCLMGEVADFDRLPRVPPLSASSGGGAAPGRPPRGGVQNLVFTEDANGRRSMDYSHEGESYFIRYAPSEQTGCYDFTTRTVTNDGEVRTGEFCR
- a CDS encoding PEBP family protein, whose amino-acid sequence is MIRTFTMISLLCGLTGTALSAETFSADVWADNWFEMRINGTQVAEDSVPITTERSFNAESFDFEAVRPFVIGIVAKDFKENDSGLEYIGTRRQQMGDGGLIAQIKDAAGNPVVVSSADWQCLTIHTAPVNKSCESESNPVAGEGACAFEAMDEPEGWDTAGFNASDWPQANKFSERAVSPKDGYDRINWDKDAALIWGPDLEQSNTVLCRITVE
- a CDS encoding PAAR domain-containing protein, which codes for MPPAARLGDNHVCPMVDPGPKPHVGGPISGPCAPNVLIGGAPAAVLGDMCVCVGPPDTISAGSSKVMINNKPAARMGDATAHGGKIVVGFPTVIFD
- a CDS encoding DJ-1/PfpI family protein; the protein is MAPNRHVLKQGQIMQGSQTRSIGALVFDGFETLDLFGPVQMLGSVRDTFHISMVAQTSGHVTSRHGQQIKVDHRFQDERPYDLILVPGGPGTWDQIQNAGLLNWLTRASSRAEAVMSVCTGAAFLANAGLLENRSATTNKLNFDWVTQFGETVDWKGRARWVQDGTFFTSSGVTAGMDMSLAVVEHLLGTNAAEEAATHSEYVRQTDPANDPFAVHFGVE
- a CDS encoding ABCB family ABC transporter ATP-binding protein/permease, with protein sequence MNQDLRKDGFNVVRKVVPYLWPDDQPWVKRRVVFALTFLIISKLVAVGTPVLYKGAVDALSGDASDAAWMLTLGAVGLTVAYGMARVMNIGFQQLRDVVFALVGQRALRMLALETFTHIHRLSMRYHITRKTGGLSRIVERGVKGVEFLLRFLLFSIGPLILELLMIAVILAFVFNIWYLVVVVGTIALYTWFTFAVTEWRVKIRKQMNDQDTDANQKAIDSLLNFETVKYFGAEKREAARYDGAMEGYVAAALKTSYSLAFLNFGQAVLITAGLVTVMVLAAMGVQDGTLTVGDFVMVNAYMIQITMPLNFLGTVYREIRQALVDMAEMFNLLEQPAEVNDKPDAPELKVTDGAVRLHDVHFGYDAARPILKGVSLEVQAGQTVAIVGPSGSGKSTIGRLLFRFYDVNGGSLSIDGQDVRDVTQESLHDAIGVVPQDTVLFNDTILYNIAYGKAGATRAEIEDAAKAAKIHDFIMDLPEGYETAVGERGLKLSGGEKQRVGIARTLLKNPPILLLDEATSALDTETEADIQKSLQEMSQGRTTLTIAHRLSTIADADMIVVLENGVVVEQGTHEELLSIEARYASLWHRQQAEEAEAA
- a CDS encoding TetR/AcrR family transcriptional regulator, whose product is MADGHIKVTRDDWLRAARAALIRDGVDTVKVLALAAELDVSRSSFYWYFKNRDELLAALLDHWEERNTRSIVRQCALDTSCINEAACNFFRCFIDPALFNRGLDFAVRAWARQDPRVRTRIDAADAARLEALEAMFMRHGYDGAEADWRARIIYFMQLGYHALEVQETMQVRMARLPGYLEGFTGQFPEQAVIDDFTTFANKIGGT
- a CDS encoding trimethylamine methyltransferase family protein; this encodes MARRSRDKAPVVRDVNYRQLRNPFPVMEVFSADEIASMHETALRTLEELGMKILLPEARHMFAKGGARVDREMVYIGRDMVEAALASAPKSIECRAGAAHRDMVLELGALTFQPGAGAPHATDLKRGRRPGSARDYEELVRLTQHFDVFQMVAPLIEPQDVPTHLRHYFMTQTQLVHSDKFPFIFSRGTPQVMESFEMLSEFRGVSAAEFEATPHAYTIINTNSPRTLDVPMAQGLIDFAKHGQLSIVTPFTLMGAMAPITVAGAITLSHSEVLAALTLTQLVKPGAPVCYGTFTSNVDMKSGAPAFGTPAHFQASLAAGQLARFTGLPWRSAAGSASNSNDVQAANENQMGLWGCLMAGATVIIHSAGWLEGGLSVSYEKLITDVEVLNMIAELCGGAKAGPDEIGFAALQEVDPSGHFFATTQTMGRYNTEFYEPIVHDYANFGTWTERGAQGANERATGVWERILAEGTGPDVDAEKLAHLQAYIAKRTEAGGAPPES
- a CDS encoding DUF1272 domain-containing protein, coding for MILKPNCECCDKDLPPEAADARICTFECTFCADCVETRLNGACPNCGGNFTTRPVRPAKLLQKYPASEKRIYGTQPTCLEARSDHAG